The Pecten maximus chromosome 14, xPecMax1.1, whole genome shotgun sequence genome includes a region encoding these proteins:
- the LOC117341785 gene encoding DEAD-box ATP-dependent RNA helicase 42-like, translating into MSENRLGRRLEGNGTTDDDSRRRRRRQTTTTTTKTTTDADDDDDDDDDDGRQYERQTTTKTMRRRRHDDGRRRRRQTRTTTTTTTTTTTTDDDRRRRQTTTKDEDRRRQTTTKNDDKRRDRRTTTNERRRRDETTTTRDESDEDDDDDEDEKDDEKTKTRTTKTTNDDETTTDDERRQTRQKTDDRRRRRRQTIRRRRRDKTTTETTKTTETRRRRETTRDDRRRRRRRRRTTTTTKTTDDETTTTTDDDERRTTRQTTDGRERRRRRRQTRQRHTYYTTTTTQLDYILDNYYIHYYYTLDK; encoded by the coding sequence ATGTCGGAAAACAGACTTGGGAGACGACTTGAAGGAAACGGAACGACAGACGACGACAGCAGACGACGAAGACGACGAcagacgacgacgacgacgacgaagACGACGACAGACgccgacgacgacgacgacgacgacgacgacgacggacgacagtACGAACGACAGACTACGACGAAGACGATGAGAAGACGACGacacgacgacggacgacgaaGACGACGACAGACGCgaacgacgacgacgacgacgacgacgacgacgacgacagaCGACGACAGACGACGACGACAGACGACGACGAAGGACGAGGACAGACGACGACAGACGACGACGAAGAACGACGACAAACGACGAGACAGACGAACGACGACGAACGAACGACGACGACGAGACGAGACGACGACGACGAGAGACGAGAGCGACgaagacgacgacgacgacgaggACGAGAAAGACGACGAGAAGACGAAGACGAGGACGACGAAGACGACGAACGACGACGAGACGACGACAGACGACGAAAGACGACAGACGAGACAGAAGACGGACGaccgacgacgacgacgacgacagaCGATAAGACGACGACGACGAGACAAGACGACGACAGAGACGACGAAGACGACAGAGACGAGAAGACGACGAGAGACGACAAGAGACGACAGACGACGACGAAGACGACGACGACgaacgacgacgacgacgaagACGACAGACGACgagacgacgacgacgacagaCGACGACGAACGACGGACGACgagacagacgacggacggacgagaGAGACGACGAAGACGACGACAGACACGACAACGACATACATACTACACGACTACGACGACACAACTAGACTACATACTAGACAACTACTACATACACTACTActacacactagacaagtag